The DNA region GTCATGAAGGCATCCAGCGGGTCCTCAGTGGAGGAGCCGGAGGAGTCTAAGAGGAAGGATGAAAACATGTAATAACAACCAGGAGAACGTGCTTCTATTGGGTGTTGTGGCATCAGTCCACGGAGCAGTGAACACCCCGGCGATCGTGACTCACCTCCCCTACCACCACTGAGCTTTTTCTGAGTCTCTGCCAGCTCCTTCTCCACCTCTGACAGTTTGGCCACCTACATGAAAATCAAAATACATGAATGTTACTGCAGAAACGTAGTGTGCTTACCATTACAGCACAAGTGCAGTTTACATAAATACACCTTACAGTATAGAGTTGTTTCTTAAGCTAAATCTacttttctattattttcagtacaaagaaCAACTCCTCTAACCCTACAGAGAGCCCCTGCATTTATACATGtattaacattattttgattttcatttaacgccatcatcaggtcaaaattgtaACTTTTCCACTACTTTggtttaaaggtgctacatgCGAGATTAGGAGCCTTTCTATTGCTTCTGCATGGCTCTCagcatggcgacagctgagccgggtgggtgctacgcttccatgACGACAACAAAGCCGTCGgtcgggacagcgttatcagctttaaccgccgtatgagagcagagggggagcgacttcattctctgctcaggtagacattacatCTTTATATCTTTagatagacaatagttgtttactgctatattaatgctctgggtatcatatagagcacttttaatgactaaatacctgcaaaactaatccCATCCCatcataatcagctgtgttttgtgtttagtGCCAATTTGCAAATGTtaccatgctaacatgctaactaaGAGCaagcaaataaatgtaaataaggCAATAGTGAATATTATAAGGTGATGAATCAGAATATTGGTGTATGTAAACggcagcagattttttttaccagtgaTTCATATGTCTCAGGCCGCTCATCAACCTTTCCCGCCTTTTTCATTCTCTCCTGCCTCTTCTTCTCCACGGTGCCGGTTCGATCCAGGAAGGTGTCATCGTCGCTGTCGTAGTAGTCCTCGTCTTCCCAGTTCTTCTTCTTGCGCTTACGGGACACTAGGAACAGGATGTTAAACAGGAAAAAACTATTAGTGCAATCCTCataactagggatgtcatgagaaccaatactttggtaccaagtcgatgccatgATGGTACTCgggttttctacagtactgcgaatcagggctcgagactaacagcGTCCCGGAGACGATTGAAAATGTACCCTGATAGTGCTACTTTGTGAATaataaatctgtgttgaaaccggcaaggaggagagctagttaacgttagctgttagcagcacagtcctgcttggctaaataacggagccaACAGCTAACATACAGAGGTTGCATTAAGTTACATTATGATCAAACaaactctattcagtaaaaattattagtagtattggGCGAACGTTAACATTATCATTATGTGTTCAAACTTGTACtatttagtttttggtgagaaacttgaggcAGATCATCAGGGATCAATAATAAATTCGCacaaaccagtatgcaaacagtaataaaggagtggatgttgggatttattgttttgctttttaccgtggtatcgaattggtatcggaATTGTGATTCAATTTCACTgttattggtatcaactacttaATTTCTGGTATGGTGCAACCCCTACTCATAACTACAAGCTATGATTCTACTCTATTCACACCTGCTTCCTGGCGGAGCAGCCCTCTGGCTTCCAGCATCCGACACGCCTCCAAGCAGCACTGGATGGCTGTATCTTTCTTCTTCCCCGTGTGGGTCACCTCGGCAACCAGCTGCCGGCCCAAGGCATCGTCCACTGGAAGCCTAAACGGAAAACATCAACATGAACTCTGTACGAGCTTTACAACCTTTCTGACGggcaacattttttaaactttacaaATCATAAATCGGGGGTTTCACGTCACTCACTTTATTCTGCAGAACCAGCTGCCGTGGCTTTTGTCTTCATACTCGAACTCCAGCTCCTCTCCTAAGATAAAAGGATGCCAAAGTTTAAATCAAGAAATTCAAGAAAACACAAGGACTAAAAAACGAAGCAGACATCTGTTGGATTAACATTAAATCTTCTCACCTTCCCTGTCGTAGAAGCCCTGCAAAGCCTTCTTTGGGTCTTTCAGGTAGGCCGCTTCCTGGTCCTCCTGGAACTCCGTTGAAAAAGGGTTTTCCTCGTTCTCGTCTTCCTCTGGAACAACCTCGTCGTCTGCGGGGCGGATTTATGGAGACAGATGGaatgagaggaaaggagagagcaACAAGGATTAGCGTGCTTCTTTAGTTACTCGCCTTGAGAGAAAGTTGACACCAGCTCACTCAGGATGGCAACACAGACAGCAATCTGTCAACACAGACGACATACTGTAGCGTAATCCTACAAGCAGCAGAACAGCTCACCCATTCCCCACGAACAGCCGGAGTCGTTGTTTGACGCTTTGCTCTGGCCCTTGTTGCTCTCGCCTTGCCcgtcttcctcctttttctccttctcgtcgtcatcatcatcatcagaacCGTCTCCCATCATCATCTTCTCCAGCTCTGCCTTCTGTTTTCGGGCTTTCTCCCTCAGCTCCGTCACCGTTAGCTcagactcctcttcctcatcaaaCTCTGGACCCTGTTGAaggagggaagaggaaagaGTACTCTACCGATTCATCATCATGACCCTTCTATCTATATCAAATCCCAATATCTATTTTATGAAATTGTGAATTGTTTGCGGAtgtttttatcacgctggtgtTTTGGATGAACTACACCTGTCATCATAGAGCATGTTTGCCTATCGGTGTGCTCTATGTATAAATTTGGTTGTGGTTTccactttttcaaacattttgacttgacgaagatccaagcaggatcgaaacgtagtcaataaaaatattgtggcatGGGGTGGTGTGCAGgcgttacctttttctttactgatACTTTTATGGGTTCTCCTTTAAATTCAGAAAAAGGCCAAAGAGATTTATCAAGAAGATTAACTCcatgtttcttttcacatgttTCTGAGTTGTGTAATCACATAAGACACACGGCTCTCCTGCTATATTGACAGTGAACCTGTGAAGAAGATAAGCTCCGTCATATTTCAGACAAAAGTATTTGCAAAATGAGCATCAACTGTTTTGCTTCCTGTCATCTTAGTCCTTTACATGTTGTTTGAATAAATCTTGGAAACTGAATCTCGACAGCTTTGCAGGCATCagagcttttcaaaataaatcggACTTAGAAGCTTTCTTCTCAGCAGACATTTGACTTACGACGCcatctagggctgtcccgaatgcCATtctttgggcttcgaagcttcggtgagaaatgcAGCatggcaggctgacatgttcttctgtctgtgtgtctccattTCCCCTGTTTCAGTGTCTGTGACAGCTCCGCTGAcccactactgtacacacacctctacacataaaaaacagctatattcgtctgagaataactaataattaatgttgaatatgaataatgattaatgttgtgggattattccttatttcatgggctatttggggatttatactttattattgcatactttatataaatatattcagatccaaaaaacaaagcattcgaatagtgatttggaggtcaaatATCATGTCAACGGCCGAAGCTTGGAACAAAAATGTTAACAatggctgcattacagtaatcaCTGCAATAAAGTGCAGAAATTACTAATGTTATTGTGGttattattagttacacctgtgtctgctgtgaaaaaaaggtATATTCAACTTTAGTTTCACTCCACATTCGTGTGCAATGGCTCTGTACCCCACTAGGGGGGGCTTCCTCCTCATTTGGAGAAACTCTCTTGCTGCAGTTATATTCATGTCagtatattaaaggtcccatatcatgctcattttcaggttcatacttgtattttgtgtttctagtagaacatgtttacatgctgtaatgttaaaaaaaacaactttattttcctcatactatcAGCCTGaacatacctgtatttaccgtctgtctgaaacgctccgttttagcgcattttgacagaattgaaacagcttgggtccatagttacttcctgtcagctgatgacattcacatacactgcaaccaggaataaactggggcacatttataatgtttacgtttaaatctgtgtaaaaggtctaaatattgtatatttgtgacatcacaaatggacagaaatcctgacagcttgtttcaaacgcagagtttctgaatacgggctgtgtgtatttccctgtggattgagtgttttgatactttcacagtatttatataggacttaagcctgctttataataaaaaaacatgaaaaatctcactttttacaatatgggacctttaattccATTTAACTTTGTCTTTGAATGTGATGCTAATATCTTTTTTGCTTCTTCTATATCTCTTTACCATcctttttaataatgtattccctttttataattgattaaGGTATGCACTGGAGAGTGCCCTGATGAAGCCCCACAGAGGGATTTTTGCACCTCTCCATCACATTTGTTGTAGTttatgtcatctctctctctacctgtattatatgtgtaaacaaataaaagaaaaagaaaaaaaacatgaaaatctcacttttttataatatgggacctttaagtgaaaTAATAAATCAGTATATTTACCTGTAGGATAAAAAGCCTTGTGCTCCCACCAAACTTCAACACGTGTCCCACCCGGAGCCTGATGTAGGTCTTGGGGGGGATCTTGTTCTTGTTCACCACGGTGCCGTGCGTGCTGCCCAGGTCGTGCACGTAGAagcccctctcctctcccacagACTCTCCCTCTCCAGCCTGTCTGCGGTACTGGAGGATCGCATGGTACCTGGAGATGGAGGGATGCTCCAGAGCGACGTCACACACAGGTAAACGTCCAACCACGAAGTAGCTCTTCTCCGTGAGGGGCACCGTGTCCACTATGGTGCCGTTTTTAAGGATTTCCAGAGCGTAGGGGACATCTGGAGCGAGATCACCCCAGAGCGGCTCTGTGTACGGGATGGGGGGGAATTTACCTGCAGCTGGGGGCCCTTTAGCGGGGAGCACCCTGGCCTTAGCTTCCGGTTTAGTGTTGACAGGAGCCTCGTCTTTCTCGT from Sebastes umbrosus isolate fSebUmb1 chromosome 16, fSebUmb1.pri, whole genome shotgun sequence includes:
- the LOC119504330 gene encoding LOW QUALITY PROTEIN: kanadaptin (The sequence of the model RefSeq protein was modified relative to this genomic sequence to represent the inferred CDS: deleted 1 base in 1 codon), translating into MAASPPPSDVCVKKNPNMSERMNSAMETDECSSTENGSEEEKKTEPPETEDTFKKPALFAAPSFSSRRSHAAAPSRPTAPTETKHVEESTEAVDSTSEDTSGVVHENKTTEKDQEEDEKDEAPVNTKPEAKARVLPAKGPPAAGKFPPIPYTEPLWGDLAPDVPYALEILKNGTIVDTVPLTEKSYFVVGRLPVCDVALEHPSISRYHAILQYRRQAGEGESVGEERGFYVHDLGSTHGTVVNKNKIPPKTYIRLRVGHVLKFGGSTRLFILQGPEFDEEEESELTVTELREKARKQKAELEKMMMGDGSDDDDDDEKEKKEEDGQGESNKGQSKASNNDSGCSWGMDDEVVPEEDENEENPFSTEFQEDQEAAYLKDPKKALQGFYDREGEELEFEYEDKSHGSWFCRIKLPVDDALGRQLVAEVTHTGKKKDTAIQCCLEACRMLEARGLLRQEAVSRKRKKKNWEDEDYYDSDDDTFLDRTGTVEKKRQERMKKAGKVDERPETYESLVAKLSEVEKELAETQKKLSGGRGDSSGSSTEDPLDAFMTSVRSEAAMDAVERRKLHVHSADLRKDAQRLRKLVELTRPAQMPSLLPSGSSEKPKKTLPLFGAMKGGSKYKLKTGTIGKLPPKRPNLPAQLFNMKELSPSGEVEEEDEEEQAKDENEDNDDDKESATITESNVDSDESGASTSQESTPSGRRTRQPARPRDTEEQSHKQRRGEESTESMEQDPQSSSNEAVAPSSPGGGDGEPAAEPSPRKNVKKKKAMGPSRPPRQLSGPYPEDDPDYCVWLPPTGQSGDGRTHLNDKYGY